DNA from Fusarium verticillioides 7600 chromosome 4, whole genome shotgun sequence:
GGAATGTCGCACTGGGTGGTGAGCGAGAGAATAGATCGCTTAGCATCTTCATATCGCTCCTTTCGCACAAGCCACCAAGGAGACTCGGGAGCGAACAGGGTACCGAGCATGATGAAAGGAGGCCAAGCCCACTGAAGAGCAAAAGGGATTCTGTAAGACCAATCACCACCCATGGTGCTGAACCCTCGAAGAACACCTGCACCGATGAGCTGACCGATGACCCAGCAAAGGTTGACGTAGGCAGTAAGATACGGTCGCAGCACAACGGGCGCAACATCAGAAGCGTAGGCGAGAGTGAGAGTCTGGAAAATACCCCATGGcagaccaaggaggatgtTTCCAGCCAAGAGGACCTCAAGGTTTGGTGcaaagaaggggaagaagatgagtCCAATCATGAGAACCTGACTCGCCAACATGGTCTTCTTGTAACCAAAAGCATCAGAGACCCAACCGTTGATGTAAAGACCGATGATCTGACCACACATGCCACCAACTTGGATATAAGTCTGCCAATCGGCCGAGACAATAGGGTTTCCGTTCGAGTCGACTTCGTTACCGAATTTCTGCTTGAATCTGGGGGGGTTGTCAGTTTCATGGTCGACGGTGTCGATACCAGGCTAACTGCAACTTACGCATCATAACCGTAAAAGCTACCCAACAAACTAAGATCATAACcttccatgatgatggccgtTGAGAAAAGGAGGGAGAAGGCGATGGCTTTGGGGTATAGGCGGAGGGCATCGCGGATAGTGAGGGTGTGTTCGCGATCATTGGCCTCGCGCGCAGCAGGGCgctcaacttcctcaaagGCCATCTTGTCGGGATCGACGTGCTCAACCTGAGCGAGATCCTttgttgaagacattgtcgtCCAAGGCAAGAGATATTATGAAGAGGGATCCCTTGTatggagaggaggaagtgaagtgaagctgATGCTGGGAGGAAAGCAGAAGAGAAGTTGGGGAATCCGGGGATTCTTATGCTAAATCTCCACAAACAGCCCGTTCTCTCCAGGTTCTGGAGTATTGGCTTGGGTTGTCACCCCGGACCCCCCAGACCAGTCTAGCCAAGAAACATATCGGCCCGACATACCTCTCAACGCGAGACTgagctcatcatcgccaagagcTGAGCCtcgtgatggcttcaaatcTCTCGAGATCTTCTATGTCGGACCGACATGATCTTCGATTTCTCGTCAGACCATGGAATTCCAAGAGGAATTTGTATGGGGAAACGGGGTCATGAGGTCGTGGAGGTTTTTTTTGTCGTGTCGGTCCGATAAGAACAAACTCACCCCGGATTTTCTACTCCAGACCGGGGCGAAAGGAGGGAGGATGATCTTTACTCCTGTAGGTTTAGACTAGTCGGACAAGACCGAGAATTTTGCATCCCCCTGACTTTGGCAAGACATCATTGATTCATCTAGCTCGTGAAGGGGAACTTGTCTCGCCATTGATGTGTGAGCTTAGCTTGGCGGAGATTTTTAACTCTATTTTTCATGGCGTATTATGCTTATGTTTATTGAGCAAAGAGGGTGTCGAGCGAGtgccatttcatcatcgatgtTGGGCAACGTGAcctggttgatgagaaggcgTCTTGATTGGTCAATGGGATACATGGTGATGTCGTGTCAGGAAGCGAGCGATCGAGACTACGGAACCAATTGACCCACCCTTTCACCCGATCGCGTGGTATGATTCAAGGTGATATTCGCTTTGGAGAGTGACAACACGGTAATGTGAGTTGTACAGGGGTTTTTCTGTTTGGTAATTGGCGCTGAGTGGGCACAGGTAGAAATGTCCGTTTTGGGTAATTACTGAGGATCGGAGCCGTAGTATCACCAGGTGAGCCGCTTTTATCTACGGAACTATGCGAAAATATCGTTAATGAGAGTCAAGCGCCATGAAATAAGGTTTTTGAATACGGGAAGTTCCGAACGCAATTGAAGGCTGCTGGGGTTGTCGCCATTGAACCTCTTCACAAATAAGAATAACAACACCATTCGTTTTAACTACCCTGTAGTGTCAGAATGATAGAGACAGATAATGCAGATGATCCCAACACAGCGCAAAGCTTTCCATGGTGTGTTCTAGACGTGTCTTTCTGTTTAGAATCTTTTCAATTATCAGTCCCAGTCATATAGTAATTTTACGACTGCCCGTTAAGGCTCCCCAGGATGTCATCTCATTCCCCAATTTCCACCACTAACTTTGTACAACTGACGCCTTCAGACATCTCATCCAAAGCACTGTTGATGAACTCCAAACCTCTCCCTACAACTCTAGGCTCAGGACTTGGTCTAATATTACCATTAGACAAGTTCTTACTCAAATAATGACCAATCCAGTACTTGAACTGCTCCAGtctttcctcttcaaccgCCGATGGCATCACGAAAACGACCTCAACTCCATAAATGTTCTCAGCATCTGCTGGAATCCAAGGAGCCGACCCAATTTTGGCAGCTATCTTCCTCTCAATAGAGTCAGCATCAATAAATTCTTTGAGCACAGCCTGACAACAAGAAAGGTTTCCAGTCGCGAGGAAACAATGTCGGATGACGAGCCCATCCTCTTTTGCAGCGGCGACAATTGAATCGACAACGTTTGGATTCTTGTAGTCAAATACACGATTGGCGCCGAGTGAGTGTATATAATCGTGGTTCGCTGGCCCAGCAGTAGCATACACAGCTGCAAAGGGCGACTTGGGATCTTGGCACATCAGATGAGCTGTTTGTACGCCCATGGTGCCGATGCTGGATGATGAACCCCAGATAAGAAGcgcttctttcttctcggcctgattgagatcttgagaagataGTTCATCATAGGATCTTGGAATACGCATCATATCCCATGCGCTAAGAGGTACTTGCACAGACACAGGCAGTGTCGCAGCATGGTTCCACGACATCTCCTGATCTGGCAGACGCACAGCATGTTGCCACGGGACAAGACATTTTTCTTGGAAAGGACCGTAATCGGGAGCGCAGCCTCTCCAAGCAGAGGCAGAGTATGCAGCAACACGAGTGCCGGGCTGGAagccatcatcgccagctGGAACATTTTCGCCGACTTGTAGTACCAAGCCGGACATATCGAAGCCAATAACAGCGGGATATCCTGCGATGAAAAGTCCTTGATCGCGCATGATGACATCTGCTGGATTGAGAGCGACGGACTTGACTGCCATGAGAAGTTCATCTGGTCCTGGATTTGGAGTGGATCgtgcttggacttggaagggTTGGCCTTTGCCTGGGCAGATAGCGGCGAGATGAGTAGGCATTTTCTCTCTCGATAAAGGGTTTCTGATGGGCAACAGTAGATGAAAGGGTTTAAAATAACCGAAGAACGTGTCTTCTTTATACTTAAATCACAGTAATTGCATGAGGCTTTCCTCAAATCATATCGATCTCTTCGCGATAATACCCAGAGTTCCTGGAATATCAACCCGCCAATCAAATCGCTGTGTATCCGCAAATCAGCTAGCGTGCAAGATGACTCCAACTAAGGTGAGGTTAGCGCATTGCGAAAATAGATCGTACCCTCAGATCCTGTCAGCTTGATCTCGATTTCTCTCAAAGATGACAACATCCCACGACTTGTGGTGATTATTAAAGCGTCGTGAAAATGTCTACGACTTGTGTGGAACAAATGCGCCCAAAGAAACCGGCGCGACGGTCAAGATATGGCTGTCGTAATTGCAAGCTGAGAAAACTCAAGGCGAGTCTCCCCTCAACTCATTCGTGCTTCAACTAACGTTTGTCAGTGCGATGAGGGCAAACCGCGCTGTAAAAAATGCAGCTCATTTGGGGTCTTGTGTAATTTTGGAGTGAACATACCCGACCTTCTTCCAATTACTCCCGACGCCGTGAGAGCCGTGGTTCGTTGTAAGCCATCGCCTCAAAGACCCGTCGCGAGCGCTGTATGGACATCTGATGAGTATACCATCTATCAGCTCAATGCAAAATGCCAAGATTTTGTGACGAGATACTATGCGAGAAGTCTCTTGACGCCGGATGATGGGAACATGATCGACGTCAATCGGAGATTGTTCAAACTTGCATTCACTGTACGAGCGACACCCCTAATGtctccaagttcaacaaAGCTAATTGGTATAGAACCCTTGCTTGATGCACGCTTCTCTAGCAGTGGCACTTACATACGATCGCTATTTAAACACcccatcaagctctcccCGGAGTCTAGAAGAATGCTATCACTGGTCACAAAGTACagccctcttcaacaagaagctacGTGAAcctgtcaagaccaacgacaAGGACCCGATATGGGGCACAGCAGCTGCTCTAGCTGTCCTAACGTTCTCGTCGCCAGATGCATACAGACCGGAAGACTCTTGGCCTCTAAAAACTGGTGACGACGACCTCGATTGGGTGTCTATGATTAGTGGAAAGATGTCCCTGTGGAATATGGTGGACCCTCTACGAAATGATAGCCTGTTTCGCGTCATGGCTGTTACGATCGCGCAGATGCAAGCGCATTTACCAGAGGCCGGGATAGACGGTATACCAGAGGCCTTGGCTGTTGTTTGCCAATTGAACCAGACATCTACGCCACATAACCCTTATTTCTACGCTGCGCATGCTGTTTCGCGCATCCTTTATCTACCGGACAGCCAAGTCACAACAGGGCAGACGCAGCTCTTCACGCACAGGATTGAAGGACCCT
Protein-coding regions in this window:
- a CDS encoding MFS transporter, SP family, general alpha glucoside:H+ symporter: MSSTKDLAQVEHVDPDKMAFEEVERPAAREANDREHTLTIRDALRLYPKAIAFSLLFSTAIIMEGYDLSLLGSFYGYDAFKQKFGNEVDSNGNPIVSADWQTYIQVGGMCGQIIGLYINGWVSDAFGYKKTMLASQVLMIGLIFFPFFAPNLEVLLAGNILLGLPWGIFQTLTLAYASDVAPVVLRPYLTAYVNLCWVIGQLIGAGVLRGFSTMGGDWSYRIPFALQWAWPPFIMLGTLFAPESPWWLVRKERYEDAKRSILSLTTQCDIPFDADAQVELLKATNQMEIENSAGTNYWHCFMRSDLRRTEVASISYTAQALCGSSLMGYAVQFYLEAGLSSERALDFNVIQYCVGAVGVVLSWFLMTRFGRRHIYICGMASLFFILIAVGALGFAKKTEQTGWAIGSLLVVYTFVYDMTIGPIAYTIVAEISSTRLKAKTIVLARNFSNIAGLVTNTLMPRMLGRNSWNWGAKTGLFWAGWCLLIFIWAFFRLPEPKGRTYGELDLLFEHNVPARKFASTKVDQFPTHGSTEKVQEE